A region of Legionella donaldsonii DNA encodes the following proteins:
- a CDS encoding ATP-grasp domain-containing protein: MKGWILYKRNKQELLPTDHGVNRLLAAATSLQIELDVYRPEQFELVITQHDKKSILLDGARVALPDFLLPRLGAETSYFALAIIRQLEKSGVYTCNNSAAIEIVKDKMLLSQLFAQSDLPFPKTMLVKFPVPIALVEREIGFPLVIKNISGARGIGIHLCETAESFRDLMELIGTHSGDHQMILQEFVASSYGRDLRVFVLGTKVIGCMKRTAKNSFKANYSLGGEVAPFAITPEIEKLAIDCAGLFNLQIAGIDLLFDTQGFKICEANSSPGFKGMELATGEDIAQQILKYVVKETKMAAKS; this comes from the coding sequence ATGAAAGGCTGGATCTTATACAAACGTAATAAGCAAGAGTTGCTGCCAACCGATCATGGTGTTAATCGGCTATTAGCGGCTGCTACTAGTTTACAGATAGAGCTTGATGTTTATAGACCTGAACAATTTGAATTGGTTATTACTCAGCATGATAAGAAAAGTATTTTGCTAGATGGTGCACGGGTGGCATTGCCTGATTTTCTCTTGCCTCGTTTAGGTGCCGAAACGTCTTATTTTGCTTTAGCAATTATTCGTCAATTGGAAAAATCAGGGGTATATACCTGTAATAATTCTGCTGCTATTGAAATAGTTAAAGATAAAATGCTCCTTAGCCAACTATTTGCGCAAAGTGACTTACCCTTTCCGAAAACGATGCTGGTTAAATTTCCAGTTCCTATCGCTCTTGTTGAACGTGAAATTGGTTTTCCTTTAGTGATTAAGAATATTTCTGGTGCGCGCGGTATTGGGATACATTTATGCGAAACGGCAGAGAGTTTTAGGGATTTGATGGAACTGATTGGTACTCATAGTGGCGATCATCAGATGATTTTACAAGAGTTTGTTGCCAGCAGTTATGGACGTGATTTACGTGTTTTTGTATTGGGTACTAAGGTAATTGGTTGTATGAAACGTACGGCTAAGAATAGCTTTAAAGCGAATTATTCGCTAGGTGGTGAAGTGGCTCCCTTTGCCATTACCCCCGAAATAGAGAAATTGGCGATAGACTGTGCTGGTTTGTTTAATTTACAAATCGCTGGAATCGATTTGTTGTTTGATACCCAGGGTTTTAAAATTTGTGAAGCCAATTCTTCGCCAGGGTTTAAAGGAATGGAGCTGGCAACAGGCGAAGATATTGCTCAGCAAATATTAAAGTATGTTGTTAAAGAAACAAAGATGGCTGCGAAAAGTTGA